From Deinococcus aquaticus, one genomic window encodes:
- a CDS encoding ABC transporter substrate-binding protein translates to MKKFALMTALALASAASAQNLSGTVTVWSWDAAAKALQSTVPSFNKKYPNVKVNVVDLGNQNVYDRGLAGCAAGGVDMPDVYSIENNEAEVFWARFPDCFVDLNTLGADKVAKNFPAFKWTELMAGNKRYAMPWDSGPVVIFYRRDLYQQAGVNAAGIKTWDDFIAAGKKVNAKFDGKVKMGIVGNGQDDEWFRMLANQNSCFYFDNAGASVTVNKPGCVDALNTVKKLYDAQVVTTGDWGGQITSFKSGKSASAMFGAWYEGTIRTNAPDQKGKWGVYPMPASKPGGVRAANLGGSALALPSSSKNRAAAYAFMENALATSGGQVAMLKSQGLVPSLLSATKDPYVKVAQPYWGNQKVWQTILDTLGDVPQARGTQYFQDARQVMIVVQADYIKGKYKTAKEALDDAAKKISSATGLPVAK, encoded by the coding sequence ATGAAGAAATTTGCACTGATGACCGCCCTTGCCCTCGCCTCCGCCGCCTCTGCGCAGAACCTGTCCGGCACCGTGACCGTCTGGTCCTGGGACGCCGCCGCCAAGGCGCTGCAGAGCACGGTCCCCAGCTTCAACAAGAAGTACCCCAACGTGAAGGTCAACGTGGTCGACCTGGGCAACCAGAACGTGTACGACCGCGGCCTGGCCGGATGCGCCGCCGGTGGCGTGGACATGCCCGACGTGTACTCCATCGAGAACAACGAGGCTGAAGTCTTCTGGGCGCGCTTCCCCGACTGCTTCGTGGACCTGAACACCCTGGGGGCCGACAAGGTCGCCAAGAACTTCCCGGCGTTCAAGTGGACCGAACTGATGGCCGGGAACAAACGCTACGCCATGCCCTGGGATTCGGGTCCCGTCGTGATCTTCTACCGCCGCGACCTGTACCAGCAGGCGGGCGTGAACGCCGCCGGCATCAAGACCTGGGACGACTTCATCGCCGCCGGCAAGAAGGTCAACGCCAAGTTCGACGGGAAGGTCAAGATGGGCATCGTCGGCAACGGCCAGGACGACGAGTGGTTCCGCATGCTCGCCAACCAGAACAGCTGCTTCTACTTCGACAACGCCGGCGCCAGCGTCACGGTCAACAAGCCCGGCTGCGTGGACGCCCTGAACACCGTCAAGAAGCTGTACGACGCGCAGGTCGTGACCACCGGCGACTGGGGCGGCCAGATCACGTCCTTCAAGTCCGGTAAGAGCGCCAGCGCCATGTTCGGCGCGTGGTACGAGGGCACCATCCGCACGAACGCTCCGGACCAGAAAGGCAAGTGGGGCGTGTACCCCATGCCCGCCAGCAAGCCCGGCGGCGTGCGCGCCGCGAACCTGGGCGGCAGCGCCCTGGCCCTGCCCAGCAGCAGCAAGAACAGGGCCGCCGCGTACGCCTTCATGGAAAACGCCCTGGCCACCAGCGGCGGTCAGGTCGCCATGCTCAAGAGCCAGGGTCTGGTCCCCAGCCTGCTCTCGGCCACCAAGGACCCCTACGTGAAGGTCGCCCAGCCGTACTGGGGTAACCAGAAAGTCTGGCAGACCATCCTCGACACCCTGGGCGACGTGCCCCAGGCGCGCGGCACCCAGTACTTCCAGGACGCCCGTCAGGTCATGATCGTGGTGCAGGCCGACTACATCAAGGGCAAGTACAAGACCGCCAAGGAAGCCCTGGACGACGCAGCCAAGAAGATCTCCAGCGCCACCGGCCTGCCCGTCGCCAAGTAA
- a CDS encoding carbohydrate ABC transporter permease, whose product MTTAPQFKPAEPRPPARKSRWARTPKAPYLFILPYLLIFLTFWAWPIISSFMMSFKDSRLGATAPFGLSNWSRLVGDEFFRTALRNTLVIMIVQVPLMLTLSTLLAVALNSRLLKAAGWFRFAFFAPLVVGTVAYSAVFRLLFNTDFGMVNRGLTGLGLPAVDWLNQSGPAMTVLILAMTWRWTGYNAIILLAGLQGISEDVYEAASIDGATPAQQFWKITLPLLRPSLLFCLVLSVIGTLQLFTEPALITNSGPGNATMTLGTYLYQQGFRSFNFGYASAIAYTVAAIAAIFSVVQLRLFGREE is encoded by the coding sequence ATGACCACTGCGCCACAGTTCAAACCTGCCGAGCCCCGGCCACCGGCCCGGAAAAGCCGCTGGGCGCGTACGCCCAAGGCACCGTACCTGTTCATCCTGCCCTACCTGCTGATCTTCCTGACGTTCTGGGCGTGGCCGATCATCAGTTCCTTCATGATGAGCTTCAAGGATTCGCGCCTGGGCGCGACCGCGCCGTTCGGACTGTCCAACTGGTCGCGGCTGGTGGGCGACGAGTTCTTCCGCACCGCGCTGCGCAACACGCTGGTCATCATGATCGTGCAGGTGCCGCTGATGCTGACCCTCTCGACGCTGCTGGCCGTCGCCCTGAACAGCCGACTGCTGAAGGCCGCCGGGTGGTTCCGCTTCGCGTTCTTCGCGCCGCTGGTGGTGGGGACCGTGGCGTACTCGGCGGTCTTCCGACTGCTGTTCAACACTGATTTCGGCATGGTGAACCGCGGCCTGACCGGCCTGGGGCTGCCTGCCGTGGACTGGCTGAACCAGTCCGGCCCGGCCATGACCGTGCTGATCCTCGCCATGACGTGGCGCTGGACCGGCTACAACGCCATTATTCTGCTCGCGGGCCTGCAGGGCATCAGTGAGGACGTGTACGAGGCCGCCAGTATCGACGGCGCGACCCCCGCGCAGCAGTTCTGGAAGATCACGCTGCCGCTGCTGCGCCCCAGCCTGCTGTTCTGCCTGGTGCTCAGCGTGATCGGCACGCTGCAACTGTTCACGGAACCGGCCCTGATCACCAACAGCGGCCCCGGGAACGCCACCATGACGCTCGGCACGTACCTGTACCAGCAGGGCTTCCGCAGCTTCAACTTCGGGTACGCCAGCGCCATTGCGTACACGGTCGCGGCCATCGCGGCGATCTTCAGCGTGGTGCAACTGCGTCTGTTCGGGAGGGAAGAATGA